One part of the Dyadobacter sp. 676 genome encodes these proteins:
- a CDS encoding FecR domain-containing protein — MDEPELRDLLRRFREGTCTEKEKELLELWFDQTSVQSDWKWTDAQAREHTRQQMLNGIQMQIKETDRHPERLWRYLSVAASVALLMVAGAWWLLHSGNGRDRVADYRQTAVKPGTQQAMLTLSDGSSVLVDGAARGVLSRDGDMTVLKTDQGNLEYRKDSAGRASGGRNTLLVPRGSTFKVTLPDGTVAWINSATRMTYPAGNTGNERLVELSGEAYFEVSPDKKRPFKVLSGGTEIIVTGTHFNVNAYEDEEDVVTTLAEGQVLVSREGKQAVLKPGQQALSNDSGKLTVRGVDVEGSLAWKEGYFVFDDMELRSVMKMIARWYDVQVVYEGDIPPLRFGGTFSKSKDLDGLLSYLGQLSNIHFKQQGKKIMVKQ, encoded by the coding sequence ATGGATGAACCAGAATTGAGAGACCTGTTGCGACGGTTTCGGGAAGGGACTTGCACCGAAAAGGAAAAAGAACTGCTCGAACTATGGTTCGATCAGACTTCCGTGCAGTCGGACTGGAAATGGACGGATGCACAGGCGCGGGAGCACACACGGCAGCAAATGCTGAACGGTATTCAAATGCAGATCAAGGAAACGGATCGTCATCCGGAGCGACTGTGGCGTTACCTGAGCGTGGCGGCTTCCGTGGCGCTGCTAATGGTGGCGGGCGCATGGTGGTTACTTCACTCCGGAAATGGCCGGGATAGGGTGGCGGATTACAGGCAAACGGCCGTGAAGCCCGGAACGCAGCAGGCAATGCTCACGCTCAGCGACGGTTCGTCGGTGCTGGTGGACGGCGCGGCGCGGGGCGTGCTTTCCAGGGACGGTGATATGACAGTCCTCAAAACGGACCAGGGAAACCTGGAATACCGGAAGGATTCCGCAGGCCGGGCTTCCGGGGGCCGGAATACGCTGCTGGTACCGCGGGGAAGCACTTTTAAGGTGACCCTGCCGGACGGCACTGTTGCCTGGATCAACTCGGCTACGCGCATGACCTACCCGGCAGGCAATACGGGAAACGAACGATTGGTGGAGCTCAGCGGCGAAGCCTATTTCGAAGTAAGCCCGGACAAAAAGCGGCCATTCAAGGTACTTTCCGGCGGAACGGAAATCATAGTAACAGGGACGCATTTCAATGTAAACGCCTACGAAGACGAAGAGGATGTAGTCACGACGCTCGCCGAAGGGCAGGTGTTGGTGAGCCGGGAAGGGAAGCAGGCTGTACTGAAACCCGGCCAACAGGCACTGAGCAACGATTCGGGCAAACTGACCGTGCGCGGGGTCGATGTGGAGGGCTCGCTGGCCTGGAAAGAAGGATATTTTGTGTTCGACGACATGGAGCTCCGGTCGGTGATGAAGATGATCGCCCGCTGGTACGACGTGCAGGTGGTGTATGAAGGAGATATTCCGCCGCTGCGTTTCGGGGGTACTTTTTCAAAGTCCAAAGACCTTGACGGTCTGCTGAGCTATCTGGGGCAGCTGAGTAATATTCACTTTAAACAACAGGGGAAGAAAATTATGGTAAAACAATAG
- a CDS encoding TonB-dependent receptor, with protein sequence MKLCLMMVLCGVLEVAAATVYGQNATIRVKNAPIREVFGMLKKQTGVDFLYASDELKDTRPVTINASNAPLDKILDACMEGQPLYYTVDKATVLVRRKPVSVRQQEAEAPNEQIRKATITGKVLDTDGTPLVGASVVVKNSNGIGTTTDASGIFSVPAEKGDVLVISFIGYVSKEVAVKGDGNIKIVLEVENKSLNDVIVLGYGATTKQSIVSSVVQVSSAELKTAPTANLSSMLQGRLPGLVTRQSSGQPGSDGASLLVRGMNTLSGTSPLIIVDGIERGFPQINPDEVESVTVLKDAASAAVYGARAANGVILVTTKRGTVQKPTITFNSSLALSSNTRFPKFLNGPEYARWYNKAQEMDGVAETARRFTAEEIERINNGDPEKGVFGNTDWFDLLFRKSAPIYTNNLSLNGGSDRFKYFVSVGSYNQQGAIARTSNNRYNFRANIDAQVSDRFKAAFGIAVRDETTTQPGLSAGLGNTYASIFSQAMMSYPFLRPTNAEGKPVGSFNAGNGNQNPLAARDLSGKQDTRANNMQGNITLQYDLPFIEGLNLKVNGAFDKGYSMRKAAVLPYLLSVYNNATRTFTETYARHALTGNATINQWFADSWQTTVQPSINFNRTFGAHKVGGMLLYEYIRSNGTSMSAGRRGFPITDIMDLNYGEEVINDLVKGGHSMFHRAGYVSRLTYDYKGKYLAEFTGRYDGSTRLPSRNRWGLFPAVALGWRISDENFFKQNVHFVNDLKLRISSGRLGNDAVGDYAYIRTMAMGADPVALIGDKIVRSLGVNNVPNKDIKWETTTTYNAGFESTLWNGLLGVEADVFYNVTKDILQPQSGLMPPSMGGYYPATVNSGVVDNRGFELILTHRKSLGDFYYNVRGNVSWARNRVIETTENVNVPDHLRRTGRQIGMKYGFVADGLFQSEEEIANSALFGPSKVGEVKLKDLNGDGRITWDQDWTAIGRSSTPEMMFGLNVGGGYKAFDFNLFFQGAAIADVALSGLYASSGVYDNTFYTMAFYQDGNSPKYLAEGAWTPENTNAKYPRLSTLPAQSGGKFSSWWIRDASYLRLKSAQIGYTLPASLTRKMKIENLRLHVSGSNLFTLTGLDYLDPEMPDVNQGYYPQQKLFEAGLSLSF encoded by the coding sequence ATGAAACTGTGCCTCATGATGGTGCTGTGCGGCGTGCTGGAAGTAGCCGCGGCGACGGTTTATGGCCAAAATGCCACTATCCGTGTCAAAAATGCGCCTATCCGGGAAGTGTTCGGGATGCTTAAAAAGCAGACGGGCGTCGATTTTCTGTACGCCTCCGACGAGCTGAAAGATACCCGGCCGGTGACCATCAACGCCAGCAACGCGCCTTTGGACAAGATCCTCGATGCCTGTATGGAAGGTCAGCCGCTTTATTATACCGTTGACAAAGCTACCGTGCTTGTGCGAAGGAAGCCGGTTAGCGTCCGCCAGCAGGAAGCCGAAGCGCCGAATGAACAGATCCGGAAGGCGACCATTACGGGTAAAGTGCTCGATACCGATGGTACGCCGTTGGTAGGGGCATCGGTAGTGGTCAAAAACAGCAACGGGATCGGGACGACGACTGATGCCAGCGGAATTTTTTCGGTTCCGGCAGAAAAGGGCGATGTATTGGTGATTTCGTTCATCGGATATGTTTCCAAAGAAGTGGCTGTCAAAGGCGATGGCAACATTAAAATAGTGCTGGAAGTCGAAAACAAATCGCTGAACGATGTGATCGTGCTGGGATATGGGGCTACTACGAAGCAAAGCATTGTGTCTTCGGTAGTGCAGGTCAGTTCGGCTGAATTGAAAACGGCTCCTACCGCCAACTTATCTTCCATGTTGCAGGGACGCCTGCCGGGGTTGGTCACGCGCCAATCCAGCGGCCAGCCCGGTTCGGACGGCGCGTCGCTTTTGGTGCGGGGTATGAACACGTTGAGTGGCACCAGCCCACTGATCATCGTCGACGGCATCGAGCGGGGTTTTCCGCAGATCAACCCCGACGAGGTGGAATCCGTAACCGTGCTCAAAGACGCCGCTTCCGCGGCGGTGTATGGCGCGCGGGCTGCCAATGGCGTCATTTTGGTTACTACTAAAAGAGGCACGGTGCAAAAGCCGACCATTACCTTCAATTCTTCCCTTGCGCTCAGCTCTAACACGCGTTTTCCCAAATTCCTGAACGGGCCGGAATATGCCCGCTGGTACAACAAAGCTCAGGAAATGGACGGAGTAGCGGAAACTGCGCGCCGGTTCACAGCCGAAGAAATCGAACGGATCAACAATGGCGATCCTGAGAAGGGCGTCTTCGGTAATACCGACTGGTTTGACCTGCTTTTCCGTAAATCGGCCCCGATTTATACCAATAACCTTTCCCTGAACGGCGGTTCCGACAGGTTTAAATACTTCGTGTCCGTGGGCTCCTATAACCAGCAGGGCGCCATTGCGCGGACGAGCAACAACCGCTATAACTTCCGCGCCAACATCGACGCACAGGTTTCCGATCGTTTCAAAGCGGCTTTCGGGATTGCTGTGCGGGATGAAACAACCACTCAGCCCGGTCTTTCGGCAGGTTTGGGCAACACGTATGCATCTATTTTCAGCCAGGCTATGATGTCTTACCCGTTCCTCCGCCCGACCAATGCGGAGGGAAAGCCGGTCGGTAGCTTCAACGCCGGTAATGGTAACCAGAACCCGCTCGCAGCGCGCGACCTTTCGGGTAAGCAGGACACCCGTGCCAACAATATGCAGGGCAACATTACCCTGCAATACGACCTGCCATTTATAGAAGGCCTGAACCTGAAGGTGAATGGTGCATTCGATAAAGGTTACAGCATGCGCAAAGCGGCCGTTTTACCCTATCTGCTTTCGGTATACAACAATGCGACCCGCACATTTACGGAAACTTACGCACGACACGCGCTCACAGGCAATGCGACCATCAACCAGTGGTTCGCCGATTCGTGGCAGACGACCGTACAGCCGTCGATCAACTTCAACCGCACTTTCGGAGCGCATAAGGTGGGTGGGATGCTTTTGTACGAGTACATTCGCAGTAATGGTACTTCCATGTCGGCAGGCCGGCGGGGCTTTCCCATTACCGATATCATGGACCTGAATTATGGGGAAGAGGTGATCAACGATCTCGTAAAAGGCGGCCACTCGATGTTCCATCGTGCAGGGTATGTGTCGCGTCTGACCTACGATTACAAAGGCAAATACCTGGCCGAGTTCACAGGCCGTTACGACGGCTCGACGCGCCTTCCCTCCCGGAACCGCTGGGGACTTTTTCCGGCTGTCGCATTGGGCTGGCGGATTTCGGACGAGAATTTTTTCAAGCAGAACGTCCATTTTGTCAACGACCTGAAACTCCGCATATCGTCGGGGCGGCTGGGTAACGATGCCGTGGGCGACTATGCTTACATCCGCACAATGGCCATGGGCGCAGACCCGGTGGCACTGATCGGCGACAAGATCGTTCGCTCGCTGGGCGTGAACAATGTGCCGAACAAGGACATTAAATGGGAAACAACTACCACTTATAATGCTGGTTTCGAGAGTACGCTCTGGAATGGCCTGTTGGGCGTGGAAGCGGACGTTTTTTATAATGTGACCAAAGATATCCTGCAACCGCAGAGCGGCCTGATGCCGCCTTCGATGGGAGGCTATTACCCGGCTACCGTCAATTCCGGGGTGGTCGACAACCGAGGTTTCGAGCTTATATTGACGCACCGCAAGAGCCTGGGCGATTTTTATTATAACGTAAGGGGGAATGTGAGCTGGGCCCGCAACCGCGTCATTGAAACCACTGAGAATGTGAATGTCCCCGACCACCTGCGCCGCACCGGACGCCAGATCGGCATGAAATACGGATTTGTGGCGGATGGACTTTTCCAGAGCGAGGAAGAGATCGCCAACAGCGCCCTCTTCGGTCCGAGCAAGGTAGGGGAGGTGAAATTAAAAGACCTGAATGGCGATGGCCGCATTACCTGGGACCAGGACTGGACGGCCATTGGCCGCAGCAGTACGCCTGAAATGATGTTCGGTCTGAACGTAGGCGGAGGCTATAAAGCCTTCGATTTCAACCTCTTCTTTCAGGGTGCTGCGATTGCGGATGTGGCGTTGTCCGGGCTGTATGCGAGTTCGGGCGTTTATGACAACACTTTTTACACCATGGCCTTTTACCAGGATGGCAACTCGCCGAAATACCTCGCCGAAGGGGCCTGGACGCCGGAGAACACCAATGCGAAATACCCGCGTTTGAGCACGCTGCCGGCACAGAGCGGAGGGAAGTTTTCCTCCTGGTGGATTCGCGACGCTTCCTATCTGCGGTTGAAAAGTGCGCAGATCGGCTACACGCTGCCTGCTTCGCTGACGCGCAAAATGAAGATCGAGAACCTGCGCCTCCACGTTTCCGGTAGCAACCTGTTTACATTGACCGGCCTTGATTACCTCGATCCGGAAATGCCGGATGTGAACCAGGGCTATTATCCGCAGCAAAAGTTGTTTGAAGCTGGGCTAAGCCTGTCGTTCTGA
- a CDS encoding RagB/SusD family nutrient uptake outer membrane protein, whose translation MKVFSKINLMISCCIVLLSGCNIDPELTDVYSEEVAWSSEANLELSLNKFYPLIGQTYYTPHVNQDAFSDILKMNTPSASSNLFTLGSSVITPGENPLGNWDWGYTWVRTCNEFLDGMRQHGGKFPEELRMRAEAEVRFFRAYVNFEMAKRYGASIILFDQLPDGPSRARSTPAEVWDFIASDLDFGASHLPATVPATLTGKLTKGAALGLKARAMLYAQRWKAASDAVDALDALGLYDLYPDYDKLFQMRRALHQENKESILEFGYSSPNFGYSFDYFFCPPGDKGYSQVSPTENLVSAYQMADGTDFSWTNPAHAAKPYVGREPRFYASILYHGASWKGRTVDTREGGVDGYAIGGGTTSTGYYMRKFFDGSVKTQDLGFQPGELTFYFMRYAEVLLIKAEAMAEQGKIEQALQALNRVRKRAGFRQDVRAGSKDDFMRLLRHERMVELAFEGHRYWDLRRWDLARTVLNGINCTGRVPVVVADTVASYREVDADNGKKRVYLAKYNRFPIPSVELQRNAQMEQFDEWK comes from the coding sequence ATGAAAGTCTTTTCAAAAATAAACCTGATGATCTCCTGTTGCATTGTCCTGCTCTCGGGCTGCAACATCGACCCCGAGCTTACGGACGTATATAGCGAGGAGGTCGCCTGGTCGAGTGAAGCAAATCTGGAACTGTCACTTAATAAATTCTACCCGCTCATCGGGCAGACGTATTACACACCCCACGTTAACCAGGACGCATTTTCGGACATTCTGAAAATGAACACGCCATCGGCAAGCTCCAACCTGTTTACATTGGGCTCGTCGGTGATCACGCCGGGGGAAAACCCGCTGGGTAATTGGGACTGGGGCTATACCTGGGTCCGCACCTGCAACGAGTTCCTGGATGGAATGCGGCAGCACGGGGGCAAATTTCCCGAAGAGCTTCGCATGCGTGCCGAGGCCGAAGTACGTTTTTTCAGGGCGTATGTCAATTTTGAGATGGCCAAACGCTATGGTGCTAGCATTATTCTCTTCGACCAACTGCCCGACGGCCCTTCCCGTGCCCGAAGTACACCCGCGGAAGTGTGGGATTTCATCGCCAGCGACCTGGATTTCGGCGCATCGCATTTGCCGGCAACCGTACCTGCCACGCTCACCGGTAAGCTCACCAAAGGTGCTGCGCTGGGCCTGAAAGCACGGGCTATGCTATACGCGCAACGCTGGAAAGCAGCTTCCGACGCAGTGGATGCATTGGACGCCCTGGGCCTGTACGACCTTTATCCGGATTATGACAAATTGTTCCAGATGCGCCGGGCATTGCATCAGGAGAATAAAGAGAGTATTCTGGAATTTGGTTATTCGTCGCCCAATTTCGGCTATTCTTTTGATTACTTTTTCTGTCCGCCGGGCGATAAGGGCTATTCGCAGGTCAGTCCGACTGAAAACCTGGTTTCGGCTTACCAAATGGCCGATGGTACCGATTTCAGCTGGACTAACCCCGCACACGCGGCCAAGCCTTACGTGGGCCGGGAGCCCCGGTTTTATGCTTCGATCCTGTACCATGGCGCTTCGTGGAAAGGCCGTACGGTAGATACCCGCGAGGGTGGTGTGGATGGTTATGCGATCGGCGGCGGCACGACGAGTACGGGTTACTATATGCGCAAATTTTTCGATGGTTCTGTCAAAACACAGGACCTGGGTTTCCAGCCGGGCGAGCTGACTTTCTATTTCATGCGCTATGCCGAAGTATTGCTCATCAAAGCCGAGGCGATGGCCGAGCAGGGTAAAATAGAGCAGGCATTGCAGGCACTGAACCGTGTCCGCAAGCGCGCTGGTTTCAGGCAGGATGTGAGGGCCGGTAGCAAGGACGATTTCATGCGCCTGCTGCGGCATGAGCGGATGGTCGAGCTTGCGTTTGAAGGCCACCGTTACTGGGACCTGCGTCGCTGGGACCTCGCCCGCACCGTCCTGAATGGCATCAATTGCACCGGTCGCGTGCCGGTGGTCGTCGCGGATACGGTGGCCAGCTACCGCGAGGTGGATGCGGACAATGGCAAGAAGCGTGTGTATCTGGCCAAATACAACCGTTTTCCGATCCCGTCGGTAGAGCTTCAGCGCAATGCGCAGATGGAGCAGTTCGACGAATGGAAATAG
- a CDS encoding DUF5018 domain-containing protein: MKRTYIYQAGCWLLALLGQFGCEQVDLNKGVNSRQGLLNFSVSIPGQTIEYPATQAGPYAPGDTIFVRVPSTEEAPLDLAHLKPFASLGHNAVIRPALGSIMDFSKPVEVEVTNGGGVVSKHVVKVVPTLPKTVFSKSWFKTAEEMGIKRTNISGLAIVGEHLLVADFNGGNTGEDNGVRVFNKTTGELVKSIAPPTTFCMQVVADDAGHFVINRYNVYSAGFMVYYYENINSEPKLLLNYTAAMGCPVNLGRKVSVIGNLKSGRAYIYSTTNGNNSIYYWELRDGVPTSNEPTVIRYSAAEAWTFAHVQRKSLDPTSGHYFTYCNYNASDPNLAQGSRFVSFTNDMEVTPFAKQNHYYKVLGFDVFQVDGGEYTAMLTQGYYAWDATHVKVFETTDAGKFGQVPGAAGYSDFMLFESEAYGGTNYNRYGDIVADVRGNEIYFYATMATNAANTSGIMVYKMKYNKQ; the protein is encoded by the coding sequence ATGAAAAGAACATATATTTATCAGGCAGGATGCTGGCTGCTGGCGTTGCTCGGCCAGTTCGGATGCGAGCAGGTGGACTTAAACAAAGGGGTGAACTCCCGGCAGGGGCTGCTGAATTTCTCAGTTTCCATTCCAGGTCAAACCATCGAATATCCCGCGACGCAGGCAGGGCCGTATGCGCCGGGCGACACGATTTTCGTGCGGGTGCCTTCCACCGAAGAAGCACCGCTCGACCTCGCTCATCTGAAACCCTTTGCCAGCCTGGGACATAATGCGGTCATCCGCCCGGCTTTGGGCAGCATTATGGATTTCAGCAAACCCGTGGAGGTGGAGGTAACCAATGGTGGCGGTGTGGTGAGCAAGCACGTGGTTAAAGTGGTGCCGACATTACCCAAGACCGTTTTTTCAAAATCCTGGTTTAAAACCGCCGAGGAGATGGGTATCAAGCGTACCAATATCTCCGGTCTTGCGATCGTAGGTGAACACCTGCTCGTGGCGGATTTCAACGGCGGTAATACGGGCGAAGACAATGGCGTACGTGTGTTCAACAAAACGACCGGTGAGCTGGTCAAATCCATTGCGCCGCCTACGACGTTCTGTATGCAGGTCGTAGCCGACGACGCCGGTCACTTCGTAATCAACCGCTATAATGTGTACTCGGCGGGTTTTATGGTGTATTATTACGAGAACATCAATAGCGAGCCGAAACTGCTGCTGAACTACACGGCGGCCATGGGTTGTCCTGTCAACCTCGGACGGAAGGTGAGTGTGATCGGAAATCTGAAATCAGGTAGGGCGTATATTTATTCTACGACCAACGGTAACAACAGCATTTACTACTGGGAGCTGCGGGACGGCGTCCCAACCTCCAACGAACCGACAGTAATCCGCTATTCGGCCGCCGAGGCCTGGACTTTTGCACACGTGCAGCGCAAGTCGCTCGATCCGACGTCCGGACATTATTTTACCTACTGCAATTACAATGCGTCCGATCCTAACCTGGCGCAGGGAAGCCGTTTTGTGTCTTTTACCAATGATATGGAAGTCACGCCTTTTGCAAAACAGAATCATTACTATAAAGTACTCGGTTTCGACGTGTTCCAAGTGGATGGCGGCGAATACACCGCGATGCTCACGCAAGGCTACTACGCCTGGGACGCTACCCATGTGAAAGTGTTTGAAACAACCGACGCGGGCAAATTCGGCCAGGTACCGGGCGCGGCGGGTTATTCCGATTTCATGCTCTTTGAGTCCGAAGCTTACGGTGGCACCAACTACAACCGCTATGGCGACATTGTGGCCGATGTGCGTGGCAATGAAATCTATTTCTATGCAACGATGGCGACGAATGCGGCCAACACCTCGGGTATTATGGTTTATAAAATGAAGTATAACAAGCAGTAA
- a CDS encoding metallophosphoesterase: MFSFIFRNILRCLAAMIVLALLAAKPAAGQRYEAPRLSDPKSWSMVIVPDPQGYTKFKRNQPLLDLMTNWIDDNRQRLNIGLVLCTGDLVEQNYITELPKENGDQLSSSQWQCVSGAFERLDGKLPYMLCTGNHDYGTNATENRYSQFNSYFPPDRNPLNRQILVEMAPNASGVRTLENACYEFKPPFGPSMLVFSLEYAPRKAVVEWAKALAARPEYRKHTGMVLTHSYMRSGLRDNQRIVKEDYPPGFSDYTLGETLWQQFVKPAGNIKMVFCGHIIDVASHAGHVGFRTDLNAMGQKVHQMLFNAQNEGGNWKGNGGDGWLRILEFLPDGKTVKVKTFSPLFAMSPSTQHLAWRTETFDQFEFSLD, from the coding sequence ATGTTTTCTTTTATTTTCAGAAATATACTTCGCTGCCTGGCGGCGATGATAGTGCTTGCTTTGCTTGCCGCGAAGCCGGCGGCGGGGCAGCGTTACGAAGCACCCCGCCTGTCGGACCCGAAATCGTGGTCGATGGTGATTGTGCCCGACCCGCAAGGTTATACCAAGTTCAAAAGGAACCAGCCCTTGCTGGATCTGATGACCAACTGGATCGACGATAACCGGCAGCGTCTGAACATCGGACTGGTGCTTTGCACTGGCGATCTGGTGGAGCAGAACTACATTACGGAACTTCCCAAAGAGAATGGCGATCAGCTCAGCAGCTCGCAATGGCAATGCGTGAGCGGTGCATTCGAGCGGCTCGACGGGAAACTTCCCTATATGCTCTGCACCGGCAACCACGATTACGGCACCAATGCGACCGAGAACCGCTACTCGCAGTTCAACAGCTATTTTCCGCCGGACAGAAACCCACTGAACCGGCAAATACTCGTTGAAATGGCGCCGAATGCTTCCGGCGTCCGGACGCTGGAAAATGCTTGCTATGAGTTCAAACCACCGTTTGGGCCGTCGATGCTCGTGTTCTCTCTGGAATATGCGCCACGGAAAGCCGTGGTGGAATGGGCTAAGGCGCTGGCTGCGAGGCCCGAATATCGAAAACACACAGGCATGGTGCTGACACACAGCTACATGCGCTCCGGATTGCGGGATAACCAGCGCATTGTGAAGGAGGATTATCCACCCGGTTTCAGCGATTACACGCTTGGCGAAACATTGTGGCAGCAATTCGTAAAGCCGGCGGGTAATATCAAAATGGTCTTTTGCGGACATATCATCGATGTAGCGTCGCATGCTGGCCACGTCGGTTTTCGCACGGATTTGAATGCAATGGGCCAAAAAGTACACCAGATGCTTTTCAATGCACAAAACGAAGGCGGCAACTGGAAAGGCAACGGAGGCGATGGCTGGCTGCGCATCCTCGAATTTTTGCCCGATGGCAAAACAGTAAAAGTCAAAACCTTTTCGCCATTGTTCGCGATGTCGCCTTCCACGCAACACCTGGCGTGGCGTACTGAAACGTTCGACCAGTTCGAGTTTTCGCTGGACTGA
- a CDS encoding endonuclease/exonuclease/phosphatase family protein codes for MIFSLHRLFLNLFPSALTAVLLHTTAFAQPDGAATRRLKVMTYNIRIASPPSKGWGYTDLPAIAAVISREQPDLVALQEVDAFTDRSGKQSHQARELGKLTGMQYHFAKAIGRSNGDYGVAVLSRYPIEKAESFRLSTVSGHPEAETRAAAVVTVRTPMGRVVFISAHLDHLSDADRSHQIGQLNKILHRYRKRSVILGADLNAVPNNPVISQLEAGSALHRLPAYIPRRSPRPHARLPDAEQARRENI; via the coding sequence ATGATTTTTTCACTACACCGATTATTCCTAAACCTTTTCCCGTCCGCACTGACGGCCGTGCTGCTCCATACAACTGCTTTTGCGCAGCCCGATGGAGCAGCCACGCGGCGCCTGAAAGTAATGACCTACAACATCCGCATTGCCAGTCCGCCCTCAAAAGGCTGGGGCTATACCGATTTGCCTGCCATAGCGGCGGTGATCAGCCGCGAGCAGCCCGATCTGGTGGCATTGCAGGAAGTAGACGCATTCACAGACCGTTCCGGGAAGCAATCGCACCAGGCGCGCGAGTTGGGTAAACTCACGGGAATGCAGTATCATTTTGCCAAAGCCATCGGCCGCAGCAATGGCGACTACGGTGTTGCGGTGCTGTCGCGGTACCCGATCGAGAAGGCCGAAAGTTTCCGGCTGAGTACTGTTTCGGGGCACCCGGAGGCCGAGACGCGGGCGGCGGCTGTTGTTACGGTTCGCACGCCGATGGGACGGGTGGTGTTCATTTCGGCGCACCTGGATCATTTGAGCGATGCCGACCGGTCGCATCAGATAGGTCAGTTGAATAAGATTCTGCATCGCTACCGGAAGCGGTCGGTTATTTTGGGCGCGGATTTGAATGCCGTGCCCAACAACCCGGTCATTTCGCAACTGGAAGCTGGTAGTGCCTTGCACCGCCTGCCCGCTTACATTCCCCGCCGATCACCCCGACCGCACGCTCGATTACCTGATGCTGAACAAGCGCGCCGGGAAAATATTTGA
- a CDS encoding ADP-ribosylglycohydrolase family protein: MKYFIQINTFLLLLLSGWQASAQQKGAVFRISRETLQDKIKGGWAGQTIGVTFGWPTEFVYQGTFIQDYQPIPWHADYVSEAMRTFPGLFDDIYMDLTFVEVIERLGVHAPADSFARAYASAGYELWHANQAGRYNVLQGIPAARSGHWEHNPHADDIDFQIEADFAGLMSPAMPGAASALCDRVGHIMNYGDGWYGGVFVANMYAQAFRSNDVKAVVGQALRAIPAQSKFYQCIADVIRWHRRYPSDWKRTWFEIQRKWSAETGCPDGVFHPLNIDAKLNAAYVVLGLLYGNGDFTKTMEISTRAGQDSDCNPSTAGGVLGTMLGYSRIPAYWLDPLKKAERLPFSHTTLALQDVYELGVKHALQHVADNGGRISGDIVEIPQEPVRAVRFEESFSGHFPTGKVQVNTTRSDSVSFRFDGKGFVLRGFAQKLSRNAPDKPVRVALYIDGQLLEEFDLPLIAAHRRTELCWKYGLPQGAHRVTLKAVSPDPDYEIVAREAVVYR; this comes from the coding sequence ATGAAATACTTTATTCAAATAAATACGTTCCTCCTGCTGTTACTGTCGGGCTGGCAGGCTTCGGCGCAGCAAAAAGGCGCTGTTTTTCGTATCAGCAGGGAAACTTTGCAGGATAAGATCAAAGGCGGATGGGCTGGTCAGACGATCGGCGTAACATTCGGTTGGCCAACAGAATTCGTTTATCAGGGCACTTTTATCCAGGATTATCAACCGATCCCGTGGCATGCCGACTATGTTTCCGAGGCAATGCGCACCTTCCCGGGCTTGTTCGACGACATTTACATGGACCTGACTTTCGTGGAGGTCATCGAACGGCTGGGCGTTCACGCACCCGCTGACTCGTTCGCCCGTGCCTATGCGAGTGCGGGCTATGAGCTCTGGCACGCTAATCAGGCAGGACGATATAATGTTTTGCAGGGAATCCCGGCGGCTCGATCGGGGCACTGGGAGCATAACCCGCACGCCGACGATATCGATTTTCAGATCGAGGCCGACTTTGCGGGTCTGATGAGCCCGGCCATGCCTGGCGCGGCATCTGCGCTGTGCGACCGAGTAGGGCATATCATGAATTACGGCGATGGCTGGTATGGGGGCGTTTTTGTGGCGAATATGTACGCCCAGGCGTTCAGGAGCAACGATGTAAAAGCCGTTGTTGGCCAGGCATTGCGGGCTATTCCTGCGCAAAGCAAGTTTTACCAATGCATCGCCGACGTCATCCGTTGGCACCGGCGGTACCCGTCCGACTGGAAGCGGACCTGGTTTGAAATCCAGCGGAAATGGAGTGCGGAAACCGGTTGCCCCGACGGCGTATTTCATCCGCTCAATATCGATGCGAAACTGAACGCCGCTTATGTCGTGCTCGGGTTACTCTACGGGAATGGCGATTTTACCAAAACCATGGAAATATCGACACGAGCGGGGCAAGACTCGGATTGCAATCCGTCGACGGCGGGAGGTGTGCTGGGCACTATGCTTGGGTACTCCAGGATCCCCGCCTATTGGCTGGACCCGCTCAAAAAGGCGGAGCGACTACCGTTTAGCCATACCACACTGGCATTGCAGGATGTGTATGAGCTTGGGGTTAAGCACGCATTACAGCACGTTGCCGATAACGGTGGCCGCATCTCGGGCGATATCGTGGAAATCCCTCAGGAGCCGGTCAGGGCGGTGCGGTTTGAAGAAAGTTTTTCCGGGCACTTTCCTACCGGAAAAGTGCAGGTCAATACCACCCGAAGCGATTCGGTTTCCTTCCGCTTTGATGGTAAGGGCTTTGTGTTAAGGGGGTTTGCACAAAAGTTATCCCGAAATGCTCCCGACAAGCCGGTACGCGTGGCATTATACATCGACGGTCAGCTTTTGGAAGAGTTTGACCTGCCATTGATCGCAGCGCACCGGCGGACCGAGCTTTGTTGGAAATATGGCCTCCCACAAGGAGCACACAGGGTTACCCTGAAAGCGGTGTCGCCCGATCCGGACTACGAGATTGTGGCCCGGGAAGCAGTTGTTTACCGATAG